The Oncorhynchus nerka isolate Pitt River linkage group LG24, Oner_Uvic_2.0, whole genome shotgun sequence genome has a window encoding:
- the LOC115108167 gene encoding PWWP domain-containing DNA repair factor 3A-like isoform X1, with protein MEASEYLLCKWKGHHWPAKVLRRVCNSKRKNDMEVEMLGEGHRGVCILFCRVWVQQKETQALTQECIESISGHLSDHASKRRDPIRELKYRRALRLALDMFPSGETSSTLVLGDPRTSEKRRDQQLPSAPEEQETRARRVIRANEPQSEENNDCASQKTSPGAAQENVTVHSVADVSSDLSLTPPSSSPLQPLQVSFDEQEDSSLEDEEEDDDLPSFTSPKKTLSITKGACVWCKYRRCPFWPAMIMYVSRKEKKASVVFIDTFLFTQKRKSVKVSLKNIKPFDCEESNELVDKAKEIYGTAIHYCLKLIGDYRIRLGCGSFSGSLVEYVADDISIPMRKLYLLGPSDSYLASPSQDVEDQRNYQGTPEDHATTKGSEQEPQVSKRLLPDRAKAARDRANDKLLQFIVDKRGVERHLQAIISGQVVSKWLKAFRKASGKAVDPYFETDQQVEQVFTYLRSIMEEALPSLPELDQIRFILEVLLPEAVIHGISEVDDISLVKAEEKYSQGPGISNREREEFDLMIVQQMKKKHCRNDKE; from the exons atgGAAGCATCTGAATATCTCCTATGCAAGTGGAAAGGCCACCACTGGCCAGCTAAG GTTTTGAGAAGAGTGTGCAATTCCAAGAGGAAGAATGATATGGAAGTGGAAATGTTGGGAGAAGGTCACAG AGGAGTGTGTATTTTGTTTTGCAGAGTGTGGGTGCAGCAGAAGGAAACGCAAGCCCTGACCCAAGAATGCATCGAGAGCATCTCTGGACATCTGA GTGATCATGCTTCCAAAAGGAGGGACCCAATAAGAGAATTGAAATACCGGAGAGCACTGCGCTTGGCATTGGATATGTTCCCCTCAGGAGAGACAAGCAGCACTCTGGTGTTAGGAGACCCCAGAACATCCGAAAAGAGAAGAGACCAACAGTTGCCATCGGCGCCTGAAGAGCAAGAAACGAGAGCAAGACGCGTCATCCGAGCAAAT GAGCCTCAGTCTGAGGAAAACAACGATTGTGCCTCTCAAAAAACAAGTCCGGGTGCAGCTCAAGAGAATGTCACTGTTCACA GTGTGGCCGATGTGTCAAGTGATTTGAGCCTTACTCCACCTTCTTCATCCCCACTGCAACCGCTCCAAGTGTCCTTCGACGAACAGGAGGACAGTAgtctggaggatgaggaggaggatgatgaccTACCCAGTTTCACTTCACCAAAGA AAACCCTATCCATCACAAAGGGAGCTTGTGTCTGGTGTAAATATCGACGTTGCCCCTTCTGGCCTGCTATG ATCATGTATGTGTCCCGCAAAGAGAAGAAAGCCAGCGTCGTGTTCATCGACACATTTCTTTTCacacagaagaggaagag CGTCAAGGTCTCCTTAAAGAATATCAAGCCCTTTGACTGTGAGGAGTCAAATGAGTTGGTG GACAAAGCCAAGGAGATATATGGTACTGCCATCCACTATTGCCTGAAGCTTATTGGGGACTATAGAATTCGCCTTG GTTGTGGTTCATTTTCCGGTTCCCTCGTTGAGTATGTTGCTGATGACATCA GCATCCCTATGAGAAAGCTGTACCTTCTCGGCCCATCTGACAGTTATCTGGCCTCACCAAGTCAAGACGTGGAGGACCAGAGAAATTACCAGGGGACTCCGGAAGACCATGCGACCACCAAGGGCAGTGAACAGGAGCCACAGGTCTCCAAGAGACTGCTACCTGACCGCGCCAAGGCTGCACGGGACCGGGCCAATGACAAACTACTGCAGTTCATCGTCGATAAAAGAGGCGTGGAAAGGCACTTGCAG GCTATTATCAGCGGTCAGGTGGTGTCCAAGTGGCTGAAAGCCTTCCGCAAGGCCAGTGGTAAAGCAGTGGACCCCTACTTTGAGACGGACCAGCAGGTGGAGCAGGTTTTCACTTATCTCAGGAGCATCATGGAGGAAGCCTTGCCAAGTCTGCCAGAGTTAGATCAGATCCGCTTCATCCTCGAAGTGCTCTTACCAGAG GCTGTCATTCATGGAATCTCGGAGGTCGATGACATATCCCTGGTTAAGGCTGAAGAGAAATACTCACAAGGGCCTGGCATCAGTAATAG AGAGCGAGAGGAGTTTGACCTTATGATTGTGCAGCAGATGAAGAAAAAGCACTGCAGAAACGATAAAGAATAA
- the LOC115108167 gene encoding PWWP domain-containing DNA repair factor 3A-like isoform X3 — protein MEASEYLLCKWKGHHWPAKVLRRVCNSKRKNDMEVEMLGEGHRGVCILFCRVWVQQKETQALTQECIESISGHLSDHASKRRDPIRELKYRRALRLALDMFPSGETSSTLVLGDPRTSEKRRDQQLPSAPEEQETRARRVIRANEPQSEENNDCASQKTSPGAAQENVTVHSVADVSSDLSLTPPSSSPLQPLQVSFDEQEDSSLEDEEEDDDLPSFTSPKKTLSITKGACVWCKYRRCPFWPAMIMYVSRKEKKASVVFIDTFLFTQKRKSVKVSLKNIKPFDCEESNELVDKAKEIYGTAIHYCLKLIGDYRIRLGCGSFSGSLVEYVADDISIPMRKLYLLGPSDSYLASPSQDVEDQRNYQGTPEDHATTKGSEQEPQVSKRLLPDRAKAARDRANDKLLQFIVDKRGVERHLQAIISGQVVSKWLKAFRKASGKAVDPYFETDQQVEQVFTYLRSIMEEALPSLPELDQIRFILEVLLPEAVIHGISEVDDISLVKAEEKYSQGPGISNRISL, from the exons atgGAAGCATCTGAATATCTCCTATGCAAGTGGAAAGGCCACCACTGGCCAGCTAAG GTTTTGAGAAGAGTGTGCAATTCCAAGAGGAAGAATGATATGGAAGTGGAAATGTTGGGAGAAGGTCACAG AGGAGTGTGTATTTTGTTTTGCAGAGTGTGGGTGCAGCAGAAGGAAACGCAAGCCCTGACCCAAGAATGCATCGAGAGCATCTCTGGACATCTGA GTGATCATGCTTCCAAAAGGAGGGACCCAATAAGAGAATTGAAATACCGGAGAGCACTGCGCTTGGCATTGGATATGTTCCCCTCAGGAGAGACAAGCAGCACTCTGGTGTTAGGAGACCCCAGAACATCCGAAAAGAGAAGAGACCAACAGTTGCCATCGGCGCCTGAAGAGCAAGAAACGAGAGCAAGACGCGTCATCCGAGCAAAT GAGCCTCAGTCTGAGGAAAACAACGATTGTGCCTCTCAAAAAACAAGTCCGGGTGCAGCTCAAGAGAATGTCACTGTTCACA GTGTGGCCGATGTGTCAAGTGATTTGAGCCTTACTCCACCTTCTTCATCCCCACTGCAACCGCTCCAAGTGTCCTTCGACGAACAGGAGGACAGTAgtctggaggatgaggaggaggatgatgaccTACCCAGTTTCACTTCACCAAAGA AAACCCTATCCATCACAAAGGGAGCTTGTGTCTGGTGTAAATATCGACGTTGCCCCTTCTGGCCTGCTATG ATCATGTATGTGTCCCGCAAAGAGAAGAAAGCCAGCGTCGTGTTCATCGACACATTTCTTTTCacacagaagaggaagag CGTCAAGGTCTCCTTAAAGAATATCAAGCCCTTTGACTGTGAGGAGTCAAATGAGTTGGTG GACAAAGCCAAGGAGATATATGGTACTGCCATCCACTATTGCCTGAAGCTTATTGGGGACTATAGAATTCGCCTTG GTTGTGGTTCATTTTCCGGTTCCCTCGTTGAGTATGTTGCTGATGACATCA GCATCCCTATGAGAAAGCTGTACCTTCTCGGCCCATCTGACAGTTATCTGGCCTCACCAAGTCAAGACGTGGAGGACCAGAGAAATTACCAGGGGACTCCGGAAGACCATGCGACCACCAAGGGCAGTGAACAGGAGCCACAGGTCTCCAAGAGACTGCTACCTGACCGCGCCAAGGCTGCACGGGACCGGGCCAATGACAAACTACTGCAGTTCATCGTCGATAAAAGAGGCGTGGAAAGGCACTTGCAG GCTATTATCAGCGGTCAGGTGGTGTCCAAGTGGCTGAAAGCCTTCCGCAAGGCCAGTGGTAAAGCAGTGGACCCCTACTTTGAGACGGACCAGCAGGTGGAGCAGGTTTTCACTTATCTCAGGAGCATCATGGAGGAAGCCTTGCCAAGTCTGCCAGAGTTAGATCAGATCCGCTTCATCCTCGAAGTGCTCTTACCAGAG GCTGTCATTCATGGAATCTCGGAGGTCGATGACATATCCCTGGTTAAGGCTGAAGAGAAATACTCACAAGGGCCTGGCATCAGTAATAG GATTTCCCTTTAA
- the LOC115108169 gene encoding uncharacterized protein LOC115108169 — MASSKSSQTTRNIVIACLALWSVISLIIIVVWATSPDMKSASQCRAELQTLTEKHEGARVVYAKNKAALEEMVEEGHANQTRQLRETERLLEHLGQTNVSLDDCRQENVILGGNITVLEKEIETHKEIEANLTSEIMLNQEHIELLHENLTQASHKWASCVALHSAAESQRIAAESQTKACESSKLYLQKQLQKCKRAVAMPPSYWMTALPHPRLAFLPWPWSSASVCN, encoded by the exons ATGGCCAGCTCCAAGTCATCGCAGACCACCCGCAACATTGTGATCGCCTGCCTGGCCTTGTGGTCGGTAATCTCCCTCATCATCATTGTGGTGTGGGCCACCTCTCCGGACATGAAGAGTGCCAGCCAGTGCCGAGCTGAACTACAGACCCTGACGGAGAAGCACGAGGGGGCCAGGGTGGTGTACGCCAAGAACAAGGCAGCCctggaggagatggtggaggagggccATGCCAACCAGACCCGGCAgctcagggagacagagaggctcCTGGAGCACCTGGGACAGACCAACGTGTCCCTGGATGACTGTCGGCAGGAAAAC GTTATTTTGGGTGGAAACATTACAGTCCTGGAAAAAGAAATCGAGACGCATAAAGAAATCGAGGCAAACCTCACTTCAGAAATCATGCTAAACCAAG AGCACATTGAATTACTTCACGAGAACCTGACACAGGCCTCTCACAAGTGGGCGTCCTGTGTGGCTTTGCATTCAGCTGCTGAGAGCCAGCGGATAGCAGCCGAGAGCCAGACCAAGGCCTGCGAGTCCAGCAAGCTGTATTTACAGAAGCAGCT GCAGAAGTGCAAAAGGGCGGTGGCCATGCCTCCGAGCTATTGGATGACGGCGTTGCCGCACCCCAGACTAGCATTCTTGCCTTGGCCGTGGTCCTCTGCATCAGTCTGCAATTGA
- the LOC115108167 gene encoding PWWP domain-containing DNA repair factor 3B-like isoform X2, whose translation MEASEYLLCKWKGHHWPAKVLRRVCNSKRKNDMEVEMLGEGHRVWVQQKETQALTQECIESISGHLSDHASKRRDPIRELKYRRALRLALDMFPSGETSSTLVLGDPRTSEKRRDQQLPSAPEEQETRARRVIRANEPQSEENNDCASQKTSPGAAQENVTVHSVADVSSDLSLTPPSSSPLQPLQVSFDEQEDSSLEDEEEDDDLPSFTSPKKTLSITKGACVWCKYRRCPFWPAMIMYVSRKEKKASVVFIDTFLFTQKRKSVKVSLKNIKPFDCEESNELVDKAKEIYGTAIHYCLKLIGDYRIRLGCGSFSGSLVEYVADDISIPMRKLYLLGPSDSYLASPSQDVEDQRNYQGTPEDHATTKGSEQEPQVSKRLLPDRAKAARDRANDKLLQFIVDKRGVERHLQAIISGQVVSKWLKAFRKASGKAVDPYFETDQQVEQVFTYLRSIMEEALPSLPELDQIRFILEVLLPEAVIHGISEVDDISLVKAEEKYSQGPGISNREREEFDLMIVQQMKKKHCRNDKE comes from the exons atgGAAGCATCTGAATATCTCCTATGCAAGTGGAAAGGCCACCACTGGCCAGCTAAG GTTTTGAGAAGAGTGTGCAATTCCAAGAGGAAGAATGATATGGAAGTGGAAATGTTGGGAGAAGGTCACAG AGTGTGGGTGCAGCAGAAGGAAACGCAAGCCCTGACCCAAGAATGCATCGAGAGCATCTCTGGACATCTGA GTGATCATGCTTCCAAAAGGAGGGACCCAATAAGAGAATTGAAATACCGGAGAGCACTGCGCTTGGCATTGGATATGTTCCCCTCAGGAGAGACAAGCAGCACTCTGGTGTTAGGAGACCCCAGAACATCCGAAAAGAGAAGAGACCAACAGTTGCCATCGGCGCCTGAAGAGCAAGAAACGAGAGCAAGACGCGTCATCCGAGCAAAT GAGCCTCAGTCTGAGGAAAACAACGATTGTGCCTCTCAAAAAACAAGTCCGGGTGCAGCTCAAGAGAATGTCACTGTTCACA GTGTGGCCGATGTGTCAAGTGATTTGAGCCTTACTCCACCTTCTTCATCCCCACTGCAACCGCTCCAAGTGTCCTTCGACGAACAGGAGGACAGTAgtctggaggatgaggaggaggatgatgaccTACCCAGTTTCACTTCACCAAAGA AAACCCTATCCATCACAAAGGGAGCTTGTGTCTGGTGTAAATATCGACGTTGCCCCTTCTGGCCTGCTATG ATCATGTATGTGTCCCGCAAAGAGAAGAAAGCCAGCGTCGTGTTCATCGACACATTTCTTTTCacacagaagaggaagag CGTCAAGGTCTCCTTAAAGAATATCAAGCCCTTTGACTGTGAGGAGTCAAATGAGTTGGTG GACAAAGCCAAGGAGATATATGGTACTGCCATCCACTATTGCCTGAAGCTTATTGGGGACTATAGAATTCGCCTTG GTTGTGGTTCATTTTCCGGTTCCCTCGTTGAGTATGTTGCTGATGACATCA GCATCCCTATGAGAAAGCTGTACCTTCTCGGCCCATCTGACAGTTATCTGGCCTCACCAAGTCAAGACGTGGAGGACCAGAGAAATTACCAGGGGACTCCGGAAGACCATGCGACCACCAAGGGCAGTGAACAGGAGCCACAGGTCTCCAAGAGACTGCTACCTGACCGCGCCAAGGCTGCACGGGACCGGGCCAATGACAAACTACTGCAGTTCATCGTCGATAAAAGAGGCGTGGAAAGGCACTTGCAG GCTATTATCAGCGGTCAGGTGGTGTCCAAGTGGCTGAAAGCCTTCCGCAAGGCCAGTGGTAAAGCAGTGGACCCCTACTTTGAGACGGACCAGCAGGTGGAGCAGGTTTTCACTTATCTCAGGAGCATCATGGAGGAAGCCTTGCCAAGTCTGCCAGAGTTAGATCAGATCCGCTTCATCCTCGAAGTGCTCTTACCAGAG GCTGTCATTCATGGAATCTCGGAGGTCGATGACATATCCCTGGTTAAGGCTGAAGAGAAATACTCACAAGGGCCTGGCATCAGTAATAG AGAGCGAGAGGAGTTTGACCTTATGATTGTGCAGCAGATGAAGAAAAAGCACTGCAGAAACGATAAAGAATAA
- the LOC115108167 gene encoding PWWP domain-containing DNA repair factor 3B-like isoform X4, producing MIWKWKCWEKVTVCILFCRVWVQQKETQALTQECIESISGHLSDHASKRRDPIRELKYRRALRLALDMFPSGETSSTLVLGDPRTSEKRRDQQLPSAPEEQETRARRVIRANEPQSEENNDCASQKTSPGAAQENVTVHSVADVSSDLSLTPPSSSPLQPLQVSFDEQEDSSLEDEEEDDDLPSFTSPKKTLSITKGACVWCKYRRCPFWPAMIMYVSRKEKKASVVFIDTFLFTQKRKSVKVSLKNIKPFDCEESNELVDKAKEIYGTAIHYCLKLIGDYRIRLGCGSFSGSLVEYVADDISIPMRKLYLLGPSDSYLASPSQDVEDQRNYQGTPEDHATTKGSEQEPQVSKRLLPDRAKAARDRANDKLLQFIVDKRGVERHLQAIISGQVVSKWLKAFRKASGKAVDPYFETDQQVEQVFTYLRSIMEEALPSLPELDQIRFILEVLLPEAVIHGISEVDDISLVKAEEKYSQGPGISNREREEFDLMIVQQMKKKHCRNDKE from the exons ATGATATGGAAGTGGAAATGTTGGGAGAAGGTCACAG TGTGTATTTTGTTTTGCAGAGTGTGGGTGCAGCAGAAGGAAACGCAAGCCCTGACCCAAGAATGCATCGAGAGCATCTCTGGACATCTGA GTGATCATGCTTCCAAAAGGAGGGACCCAATAAGAGAATTGAAATACCGGAGAGCACTGCGCTTGGCATTGGATATGTTCCCCTCAGGAGAGACAAGCAGCACTCTGGTGTTAGGAGACCCCAGAACATCCGAAAAGAGAAGAGACCAACAGTTGCCATCGGCGCCTGAAGAGCAAGAAACGAGAGCAAGACGCGTCATCCGAGCAAAT GAGCCTCAGTCTGAGGAAAACAACGATTGTGCCTCTCAAAAAACAAGTCCGGGTGCAGCTCAAGAGAATGTCACTGTTCACA GTGTGGCCGATGTGTCAAGTGATTTGAGCCTTACTCCACCTTCTTCATCCCCACTGCAACCGCTCCAAGTGTCCTTCGACGAACAGGAGGACAGTAgtctggaggatgaggaggaggatgatgaccTACCCAGTTTCACTTCACCAAAGA AAACCCTATCCATCACAAAGGGAGCTTGTGTCTGGTGTAAATATCGACGTTGCCCCTTCTGGCCTGCTATG ATCATGTATGTGTCCCGCAAAGAGAAGAAAGCCAGCGTCGTGTTCATCGACACATTTCTTTTCacacagaagaggaagag CGTCAAGGTCTCCTTAAAGAATATCAAGCCCTTTGACTGTGAGGAGTCAAATGAGTTGGTG GACAAAGCCAAGGAGATATATGGTACTGCCATCCACTATTGCCTGAAGCTTATTGGGGACTATAGAATTCGCCTTG GTTGTGGTTCATTTTCCGGTTCCCTCGTTGAGTATGTTGCTGATGACATCA GCATCCCTATGAGAAAGCTGTACCTTCTCGGCCCATCTGACAGTTATCTGGCCTCACCAAGTCAAGACGTGGAGGACCAGAGAAATTACCAGGGGACTCCGGAAGACCATGCGACCACCAAGGGCAGTGAACAGGAGCCACAGGTCTCCAAGAGACTGCTACCTGACCGCGCCAAGGCTGCACGGGACCGGGCCAATGACAAACTACTGCAGTTCATCGTCGATAAAAGAGGCGTGGAAAGGCACTTGCAG GCTATTATCAGCGGTCAGGTGGTGTCCAAGTGGCTGAAAGCCTTCCGCAAGGCCAGTGGTAAAGCAGTGGACCCCTACTTTGAGACGGACCAGCAGGTGGAGCAGGTTTTCACTTATCTCAGGAGCATCATGGAGGAAGCCTTGCCAAGTCTGCCAGAGTTAGATCAGATCCGCTTCATCCTCGAAGTGCTCTTACCAGAG GCTGTCATTCATGGAATCTCGGAGGTCGATGACATATCCCTGGTTAAGGCTGAAGAGAAATACTCACAAGGGCCTGGCATCAGTAATAG AGAGCGAGAGGAGTTTGACCTTATGATTGTGCAGCAGATGAAGAAAAAGCACTGCAGAAACGATAAAGAATAA